One stretch of Lodderomyces beijingensis strain CBS 14171 genome assembly, chromosome: 3 DNA includes these proteins:
- a CDS encoding mitochondrial 54S ribosomal protein mL41, with protein sequence MKASQVLSFQATTQSLLRRPWKTYRDGTIFYGQLKSGSKRHPLTTKQGNKNYYKGTRSSGIGSLDSRGRYHVNWDKVRTYVVPANLNSSQLKPLVSPNSPMFKQTTEGYQDSFKSPVLALHNAINFVENGSSEKELDWEEMGYVHKIVNPNLAKEALVKEESS encoded by the coding sequence ATGAAAGCCTCGCAGGTTCTCAGTTTCCAAGCAACAACACAGTCGTTACTAAGGAGACCATGGAAAACATACAGGGACGGAACCATATTCTACGGTCAGCTCAAATCAGGCTCGAAAAGACATCCGTTGACGACGAAACAGGGCAACAAGAACTACTACAAGGGCACAAGATCCTCGGGTATTGGTAGTTTGGACAGCCGGGGTAGATACCATGTCAACTGGGATAAAGTCAGGACATATGTTGTGCCAGCGAATTTGAACTCGAGCCAGTTGAAACCACTCGTGTCGCCCAACTCTCCCATGTTCAAGCAGACTACCGAGGGGTATCAGGATTCTTTCAAGAGCCCCGTGTTGGCTTTGCATAACGCGATCAACTTTGTTGAGAATGGCTCAAGTGAGAAGGAATTGGACTGGGAAGAAATGGGGTATGTTCACAAGATTGTGAAtcccaacttggccaaggagGCATTGGTAAAGGAAGAACTGAGCTAA
- a CDS encoding 40S ribosomal protein uS8 produces the protein MTRTSVLADALNAINNAEKTGKRQVLIRPSSKVIIRFLTVMQKHGYIGEFEYIDDHRSGKIVVQLNGRLNKCGVISPRFNVKIGDIERWTDNLLPARQFGYVILTTSAGIMDHEEARRKHVSGKILGFVY, from the exons ATGACCAGAACCTCCGTATTAGCAGACGCTTTAAACGCCATCAACAACGCTGAAAAAACCGGTAAACGCCAAGTTTTAATCAGACCATCATCAAAAGTCATCATCAGATTTTTGACGGTGATGCAAAAGCACG gaTACATTGGTGAATTTGAGTACATTGATGACCACAGATCAGGTAAGATTGTGGTGCAATTGAATGGTAGATTGAACAAATGCGGTGTCATTTCTCCTAGATTCAACGTCAAGATTGGTGACATTGAGAGATGGACTGATAACTTGCTTCCTGCTAGACAGTTTGGTTACGTGATATTGACCACTTCCGCTGGTATAATGGACCACGAGGAAGCCAGAAGAAAACACGTTTCTGGTAAAATTTTGGGATTCGTCTATTAA